In Setaria italica strain Yugu1 chromosome IX, Setaria_italica_v2.0, whole genome shotgun sequence, the genomic stretch TGCTTTGCTTGCCCTCGGGACGACCGAAGACGGATCCCCAATCCTAGTTCTTACCGGTGCCGTACTCCTCGGCGTCGTGGATGATGACGTAGCCGGCCTTCTTGGGGCTCTCAGAGTCGGAGAGTTGGTCCTCGTCGTCGCTGTAGACGTCGTCGTAGCCGGACGCGCAGGTGGAGGCGATGAGCGACCACACGAGGTACATGGTCGCGGCGGTGAGGGCGCCGCAGCCGAATCCGAAGAGGAGAccggagacgacgacgaggatgtCCTTGGCGCGCTCCTGCACGGACGAGGCGGCGACTTCCGcctcggaggcggcggggagggcctCGGCGCGGCGGATCTGGTGCgggccgaggcggcggacgCGGAGGACGGTGACGACGGTGGTGGTGAGGGGCGCGGGGTTGGTGGGGTCCGGGTTGGGCCTGGAGACGGAGGAGAAGGAGATGAGGAGCGTCTGCGCGTGGCCGCACGGGCGCGCGTCGGCGCCGGgggaggcggcgatgagggacaccgcggc encodes the following:
- the LOC101752704 gene encoding uncharacterized protein LOC101752704: MAADGKLLLIAAVAAVSLIAASPGADARPCGHAQTLLISFSSVSRPNPDPTNPAPLTTTVVTVLRVRRLGPHQIRRAEALPAASEAEVAASSVQERAKDILVVVSGLLFGFGCGALTAATMYLVWSLIASTCASGYDDVYSDDEDQLSDSESPKKAGYVIIHDAEEYGTGKN